From the Malus domestica chromosome 17, GDT2T_hap1 genome, one window contains:
- the LOC139193631 gene encoding uncharacterized protein, which produces MQNDDFEQGLVCPSFSCYSSDKLADAAAKVCRELDHLNLVDESESGQLADCKNDSESATADEEEEDEFEFVSFQKSADQVFFDDRQIGPVFPVFNRDLLQDKSQRVLLAGGRNDKKVEDDDDGVPSSSSSEVDELEAVPPGTYCVWMPKSASAEARGKCKKSKSTGTSSSGTSSSRRWSLRDLLRRSNSEGGKNMVFLTPLSSTSKKVEDNRETKKSSGSGTGSTSGSDGPRKKPSKGSNSLSMAHEAFYVRNKTVAKDGYNKRRSYLPYRQDLVGFFASVNAMSGSFPPAL; this is translated from the coding sequence atgcaaaacgACGATTTCGAACAGGGACTCGTCTGTCCCAGCTTCAGCTGCTACTCCTCCGACAAACTAGCAGATGCCGCCGCCAAGGTCTGTCGGGAATTGGACCACCTCAATTTGGTCGATGAATCGGAGTCCGGTCAGTTAGCAGACTGTAAAAATGACAGCGAGTCCGCGACCGCcgacgaggaggaggaggatgagttCGAATTCGTGTCCTTTCAGAAATCCGCCGACCAGGTTTTCTTCGACGACCGCCAGATCGGCCCCGTTTTTCCCGTGTTCAACCGCGACCTCCTGCAGGATAAAAGTCAACGTGTTCTCCTCGCCGGCGGTCGGAATGATAAAAAGGTGGAGGACGACGACGATGGTGTGCCGTCATCGTCATCGTCCGAAGTGGACGAGCTGGAGGCGGTCCCACCGGGGACGTACTGCGTGTGGATGCCGAAATCCGCGTCGGCAGAAGCGCGTGGGAAGTGCAAGAAGAGTAAGTCGACCGGAACATCGTCGTCCGGAACGTCGTCGTCTCGGCGTTGGAGCCTCCGGGATTTGCTTCGGCGGAGCAACAGCGAAGGCGGCAAGAACATGGTGTTCTTGACCCCTTTGTCGTCCACCTCCAAGAAAGTGGAAGACAACAGGGAAACCAAAAAGAGCTCCGGGTCGGGAACCGGGTCGACATCTGGGTCTGATGGGCCCAGGAAAAAGCCCAGTAAAGGCTCAAACTCGTTGTCGATGGCTCACGAGGCGTTCTATGTGAGGAACAAGACGGTGGCAAAGGACGGGTACAACAAGCGGCGTTCGTATCTTCCATACAGGCAGGACCTGGTTGGGTTCTTTGCTAGTGTGAACGCCATGAGTGGAAGCTTCCCACCTGCTCTCTGA